Proteins encoded in a region of the Geobacillus genomosp. 3 genome:
- a CDS encoding carbohydrate ABC transporter permease, with the protein MKNVMSNKVAIALYVLPSLLLVLFLIYIPIALTGYYGLMDWDGVGQMKFIGLENYKELIHDKLFWESTWHSVLLALFSVLSLVGYLIVSLVLASKIKGANVFRKIYIIPMLMSSVAIAQLWIKIFDPMNGLINSLFMMLGVEDPPLWLADPNMALYSVFVPIVWQYAGFYIIIIYAALINVPQELIEAARIDGANAFQIAYKIKVPLISGVLKVLIILAVVGSLKYFDLIYVMTGGGPGHATEVMASYMYKEAFGKFNFGYGSAVGFGLLVISMGTTWVIQKLLNTNK; encoded by the coding sequence ATGAAAAACGTTATGTCCAATAAAGTGGCTATTGCTCTTTATGTGCTTCCCTCTCTTTTACTTGTATTGTTCCTCATCTATATCCCGATCGCATTGACCGGCTATTACGGTTTAATGGATTGGGATGGGGTAGGGCAAATGAAGTTTATTGGATTGGAAAATTATAAAGAACTAATTCATGATAAGTTGTTTTGGGAAAGTACATGGCATTCCGTCTTGCTGGCGCTATTTTCTGTTCTCAGCTTAGTAGGATACTTGATCGTATCCTTAGTATTAGCCAGCAAAATTAAGGGGGCTAACGTATTTAGAAAAATTTACATTATTCCGATGCTCATGTCGTCCGTTGCCATTGCCCAACTTTGGATTAAGATTTTTGACCCGATGAATGGGTTGATCAACAGCTTGTTCATGATGTTAGGAGTTGAGGATCCGCCGTTATGGTTGGCAGATCCTAATATGGCGCTATACTCTGTCTTTGTCCCTATTGTTTGGCAATATGCAGGATTTTATATCATTATTATTTATGCGGCGTTGATCAATGTGCCGCAAGAGCTTATTGAAGCAGCCAGGATTGATGGTGCGAATGCATTTCAAATTGCTTATAAGATTAAAGTGCCTCTCATTTCGGGTGTACTCAAGGTTTTAATTATTTTAGCTGTCGTCGGTTCTCTGAAATATTTCGATCTTATTTATGTCATGACTGGAGGAGGACCGGGCCATGCTACAGAAGTAATGGCTTCTTATATGTATAAAGAGGCATTTGGAAAGTTTAATTTTGGATACGGAAGCGCGGTTGGTTTCGGTTTATTGGTCATCAGTATGGGAACGACATGGGTTATTCAAAAATTGCTCAACACGAATAAGTAA
- a CDS encoding extracellular solute-binding protein, whose product MKKKALALLALFTLMIGVLLSGCSSSSESAGEDKSGDGKIHLKFMHDWPKGSSTAYYNLVEEIIKDYEAKNPNVVIDVEVLNPDQYRDKLKVLAASNELPDIGLTWSNGFAEPYATGGQFAPLDDVIEKEFKDQFVPGTVESYSFNGKSYALPMEMNITYVFYNKEIFKKYNLEEPKTFEDLKNIGKVLTENGVIPATVGSKDGWPASMWFMYLADRIGGPTILTDVIQGKVKMSDPAIVKAAEEVQNLVDMGFFVRGNTAFSNDDAKGYFLNEKAAMFLTATWELPNFTTSPDVPQEFKEKVGYFKFPVYEGGKGTDINSYVGGPGLGAFVAENSKHKEQAKDFAAYLVKEWGKRSVEGAGILPATKVDTEGLDVPQMYLDVLNDINNATNITTWFDTQASPNVAELHHDLMTALFGKQVTPEEFAKQHDDALAKEAKK is encoded by the coding sequence GTGAAAAAGAAAGCGCTCGCATTATTGGCTTTGTTTACGCTTATGATCGGCGTTCTGTTGTCTGGCTGTTCTTCATCGAGTGAATCGGCGGGTGAGGATAAGTCAGGGGATGGAAAAATCCATCTCAAATTTATGCATGATTGGCCGAAAGGGAGTTCGACAGCTTACTACAATCTCGTCGAGGAGATTATTAAAGACTACGAAGCAAAAAATCCTAATGTTGTTATCGATGTGGAAGTCTTGAACCCAGATCAATACCGAGATAAATTGAAAGTGTTGGCCGCTTCGAATGAATTGCCAGATATAGGATTAACATGGTCGAACGGGTTTGCGGAACCGTACGCCACTGGAGGGCAGTTTGCCCCATTGGACGATGTTATCGAAAAAGAGTTTAAAGACCAGTTTGTACCTGGCACAGTAGAATCGTATTCGTTTAACGGCAAATCGTATGCGCTTCCAATGGAAATGAACATCACATACGTCTTTTATAACAAAGAGATCTTCAAAAAGTACAATCTTGAGGAGCCGAAAACATTTGAAGATTTGAAAAATATCGGTAAAGTATTAACTGAAAACGGCGTTATTCCAGCAACGGTCGGTTCGAAAGACGGATGGCCGGCATCGATGTGGTTTATGTATCTTGCCGACCGAATCGGCGGCCCAACGATTTTGACGGATGTTATCCAAGGGAAAGTCAAAATGTCCGACCCGGCCATTGTAAAAGCAGCTGAGGAAGTTCAAAATCTTGTTGATATGGGATTCTTTGTTAGAGGCAATACGGCGTTTTCAAACGACGATGCAAAAGGTTATTTCCTGAATGAAAAGGCGGCAATGTTCTTAACCGCAACGTGGGAATTGCCGAACTTTACAACAAGTCCAGATGTTCCGCAAGAATTTAAAGAAAAAGTCGGTTATTTTAAATTCCCGGTTTACGAAGGTGGAAAAGGAACCGATATAAACAGCTATGTTGGTGGACCTGGGTTAGGTGCATTCGTTGCAGAAAACTCGAAACATAAAGAACAAGCTAAAGATTTTGCGGCTTATCTCGTAAAAGAGTGGGGCAAACGTTCTGTTGAAGGCGCGGGCATTCTTCCGGCTACGAAAGTTGATACAGAAGGACTGGACGTACCACAAATGTATCTTGATGTCCTGAATGATATTAACAATGCAACAAACATTACGACTTGGTTTGACACTCAAGCGAGCCCGAATGTCGCTGAATTGCACCACGATTTGATGACGGCGCTGTTTGGTAAGCAAGTAACTCCAGAGGAATTTGCAAAACAACATGACGACGCTCTTGCCAAGGAAGCGAAAAAATAA
- a CDS encoding response regulator transcription factor translates to MYDKTILVVDDEPRAREGMKRLLEKWASGKHRIITASNGQEALSILQREKVHILLTDIRMPEITGLEVLERIREETFPVVIIVSAYPDFDYAQKAIALGVLNYLLKPVKKSELIDVIEKAVDVSNKKEREKVLEKVVDDKLINALDYHSPPREPVREAIQFIDQHLKEDLSLKDVAEHVHLNPSYFSTLFKEQMKLTFSEYMTRRRMQRAKELLIATKMTISEIAEECGYKTPKYFIQLFKEMEGETPNSYRKRQNKGLSMF, encoded by the coding sequence ATGTACGATAAAACTATTTTAGTTGTGGATGATGAGCCCAGGGCAAGGGAGGGAATGAAAAGACTATTAGAAAAATGGGCCTCTGGCAAGCATAGGATTATAACAGCTTCGAATGGCCAAGAAGCGTTATCGATTTTGCAACGTGAAAAAGTACACATCTTATTAACGGACATTCGCATGCCGGAAATCACGGGGCTTGAAGTGCTCGAAAGGATAAGGGAAGAAACTTTTCCTGTTGTGATTATCGTCTCCGCTTATCCTGATTTTGACTATGCGCAAAAAGCGATTGCTCTTGGCGTATTGAACTATTTATTAAAACCCGTTAAAAAAAGCGAGCTAATCGATGTTATTGAAAAAGCTGTGGATGTTTCCAATAAGAAGGAGAGGGAGAAGGTTCTTGAAAAAGTTGTGGATGATAAACTAATAAACGCTCTTGATTACCATAGCCCGCCACGGGAACCGGTTCGTGAGGCAATTCAGTTTATTGACCAACATTTAAAAGAGGATTTGTCGCTAAAAGATGTAGCGGAACACGTCCATTTGAATCCAAGCTATTTCAGTACATTGTTTAAAGAGCAAATGAAGTTGACGTTTAGTGAATATATGACGAGAAGAAGAATGCAGCGGGCAAAAGAACTATTAATTGCAACCAAGATGACTATATCGGAAATTGCCGAAGAGTGTGGATACAAAACACCGAAATATTTTATTCAGCTGTTTAAGGAAATGGAAGGGGAAACACCAAACAGCTACCGGAAAAGGCAAAATAAAGGGCTTTCAATGTTCTAA
- a CDS encoding sensor histidine kinase: MLSYLKKWNTLRNQILVVFLCVMVIVLSIVSAITFRQVSLLVRNNAEEQIKQTALEASGRIDSLFEQLNTATKFMMTNREVQRLFERIHAGEKVTFPELQMLKSVINNIQANSEGIYSVELYTEDLKQVFPLDSSSKMYQRLNVKWIYEADRAKGRLVWIGEDPRNNHFYLAIRRITLMERHFANGGYLLVRIYKPYFSVAEVNMGQYVLVLDPEGKVIFSNTSKPIDMTSLNERSTAMMDETEYIVTKQSSSKGFTVFILTPVSALTKGMNGIRFGIMFAGIIGIIIYFICSLFLSTIITRPIAQLTKTMRLANEGLLAVNPKMTTVNEIRELNSTYNQLVKETNHLIKMVYQKEIIRSQSELKALQAQINPHFLYNTLESLRWSLEEKGEEELADVVVSMSELFRYTISPNVNDDWVTLKEEFRHIENYMDIIQFRFGGRIKWRLQLPGKWENVKIPKLLIQPLVENAVVHGSENQSAPCTITVAVRQVSDHHLAIEVEDDGVGMDEEKLETVKRSMRTGDKTSENGKGIALYNVKKRLQLYYKDETSDGITIDSRKNKGTKVTIRIPVNGGER, encoded by the coding sequence ATGCTTAGCTATTTAAAAAAATGGAACACACTGCGAAATCAAATATTGGTCGTATTTCTATGTGTCATGGTGATCGTGCTGTCAATCGTCAGTGCAATTACGTTTAGGCAAGTGTCCTTGCTGGTGCGGAATAACGCGGAAGAGCAGATTAAGCAGACAGCTCTTGAGGCAAGCGGCCGGATTGACTCGCTGTTTGAGCAATTAAATACAGCAACAAAGTTTATGATGACCAATCGGGAAGTTCAACGATTGTTTGAACGAATCCATGCGGGAGAGAAGGTGACCTTTCCCGAATTACAAATGTTAAAAAGTGTGATCAATAATATCCAGGCTAACTCTGAGGGCATTTACTCTGTCGAGCTTTATACCGAAGATCTAAAGCAAGTGTTTCCTCTAGACAGTTCTAGCAAGATGTATCAACGCCTCAATGTCAAATGGATTTATGAAGCCGATCGGGCAAAAGGAAGGCTTGTTTGGATCGGCGAAGATCCGAGAAACAATCACTTTTACTTAGCGATTCGGCGCATTACGCTGATGGAGCGCCATTTTGCCAATGGGGGCTACTTGCTTGTTCGAATTTATAAACCATATTTTTCGGTTGCCGAGGTGAACATGGGCCAATACGTACTGGTTTTGGATCCAGAAGGTAAGGTAATTTTCTCTAACACTTCCAAACCAATTGATATGACTTCGTTGAACGAGCGATCAACTGCGATGATGGATGAGACTGAATATATAGTCACAAAGCAGTCTTCCAGTAAAGGATTTACTGTTTTCATATTAACGCCTGTCAGTGCGCTCACTAAGGGGATGAATGGCATTCGGTTTGGAATCATGTTTGCTGGCATCATTGGGATCATCATTTACTTTATATGTTCGCTGTTTCTCTCTACCATCATTACGCGGCCAATTGCCCAGTTGACTAAAACGATGCGGCTTGCCAACGAAGGGTTATTGGCTGTTAACCCGAAAATGACGACTGTCAATGAAATTAGAGAACTGAACAGTACCTATAACCAATTGGTGAAAGAAACGAATCATTTGATTAAAATGGTGTATCAAAAAGAAATTATTCGCAGCCAAAGTGAATTAAAAGCGTTGCAAGCACAAATCAATCCCCATTTTCTGTATAATACGTTGGAATCGCTGCGATGGTCATTAGAAGAGAAGGGAGAAGAAGAACTGGCGGATGTTGTTGTGTCCATGTCGGAGCTGTTTCGCTATACCATCAGCCCGAATGTGAACGATGATTGGGTTACGTTGAAAGAGGAATTTCGTCATATCGAAAATTATATGGACATTATCCAATTCCGGTTTGGCGGCCGTATTAAGTGGCGTTTACAGCTTCCAGGGAAGTGGGAAAATGTTAAAATCCCGAAACTGTTGATTCAACCGTTAGTCGAAAACGCAGTTGTGCACGGCTCGGAAAACCAGTCAGCTCCTTGTACTATTACGGTAGCTGTTAGACAAGTTTCAGACCATCATCTTGCAATTGAGGTGGAAGATGATGGAGTTGGGATGGACGAGGAAAAACTTGAGACTGTGAAACGGTCTATGCGTACGGGAGACAAAACTTCTGAAAATGGAAAAGGGATAGCTTTATATAATGTGAAAAAGCGCCTCCAACTTTACTATAAGGATGAAACGAGCGATGGCATAACGATTGACAGTCGTAAAAATAAAGGCACAAAAGTCACGATTCGAATTCCCGTTAATGGGGGTGAAAGATAA
- a CDS encoding glycoside hydrolase family 127 protein, whose amino-acid sequence MQKGTTRVNVKDRFWKRYIDVVRHEVVPYQWEVLNDRIPDAEPSHAIENFRIAAGESDGEFYGMVFQDSDVAKWLEAVAYLLETKRDPELEALADDVIELLGRAQQPDGYLNTYYTVKEPGKRWTNLRDNHELYCAGHLIEAAVAYFRATGKRRFLDIMCKYADYIGTVFGRGEGQISGYDGHQEIELALLRLYEATGNENYLKLSQYFIDQRGQQPHYFDREKEARGETGRFWYDGGYRYHQAHIPVREQKQAVGHAVRALYMYTAMAGLAAKTGDESLKQACKTLWENVTKRQMYITGGVGSSECGESFTFDFDLPNDTAYAETCASIALVFWARRMLELETDGKYADVMERALYNGTISGMDLDGKKFFYVNPLEVWPKACERHDKRHVKPVRKKWFSCACCPPNLARLIASIGHYIYSQTSDALFVHLYVGSDIRTELGGRSVEIVQETNYPWDGTVRLTVLPESPGEFTIGLRVPGWCRGATLTINGEKVDMVALIQKGYAYIKRIWKKGDQVELVFPMPVERIKAHPQVRANAGKVALQRGPIVYCLEEVDNGPNLANLFLPRDAHLEAHFEPDLLEGVVVITGTAERMDESAWNDELYRSSEPQTYQVPFRTIPYYVWCNRGEGEMTVWVNEKWGHQS is encoded by the coding sequence ATGCAAAAAGGCACAACAAGGGTGAACGTCAAGGATCGGTTTTGGAAACGGTATATCGATGTCGTTCGACATGAAGTCGTTCCTTATCAATGGGAGGTGCTCAATGACCGCATCCCCGATGCTGAGCCGAGCCATGCGATTGAGAACTTCCGCATTGCCGCAGGGGAATCGGATGGAGAATTTTACGGGATGGTCTTTCAAGACAGCGATGTGGCGAAATGGTTAGAAGCGGTGGCGTACCTGTTAGAGACGAAGCGCGACCCAGAATTGGAAGCACTCGCCGATGACGTGATTGAGCTGCTCGGCCGCGCCCAGCAGCCGGACGGTTATCTCAACACGTATTATACGGTCAAGGAGCCTGGAAAACGATGGACAAACTTGCGGGACAATCATGAACTGTATTGTGCCGGTCATTTGATTGAAGCAGCGGTCGCTTATTTCCGGGCCACAGGCAAACGGCGCTTTTTGGATATCATGTGCAAGTATGCCGATTATATCGGCACGGTATTCGGCCGGGGAGAGGGTCAAATTTCGGGATATGACGGACATCAGGAGATTGAGTTGGCGCTGTTGAGGCTTTATGAGGCGACGGGGAATGAGAACTATCTCAAACTCAGCCAATATTTTATTGACCAGCGCGGGCAACAGCCGCATTACTTTGATCGGGAAAAAGAAGCAAGAGGGGAAACAGGTCGATTTTGGTATGACGGTGGGTATCGCTACCACCAAGCTCACATTCCAGTCAGGGAACAAAAACAAGCCGTTGGGCATGCGGTGCGGGCGCTCTATATGTATACCGCCATGGCGGGACTGGCGGCGAAAACGGGAGATGAATCGTTGAAACAGGCATGCAAAACGTTGTGGGAAAACGTGACGAAACGGCAAATGTATATCACGGGCGGCGTCGGCTCCAGCGAGTGTGGCGAATCGTTCACGTTTGATTTCGATTTGCCGAATGATACCGCTTATGCGGAGACGTGCGCATCGATCGCCCTAGTATTTTGGGCGCGCCGCATGCTCGAGTTGGAGACGGATGGGAAATACGCGGATGTAATGGAACGGGCATTATACAATGGAACCATTAGCGGCATGGATTTGGACGGCAAGAAGTTTTTTTACGTCAATCCGCTCGAAGTGTGGCCGAAGGCGTGCGAACGCCATGACAAGCGCCATGTGAAACCGGTGCGAAAAAAATGGTTCAGCTGTGCGTGCTGCCCGCCGAACTTGGCTCGGCTTATCGCGTCGATTGGCCATTATATTTATTCGCAAACATCAGACGCCTTGTTCGTCCACCTTTATGTCGGCAGCGACATTCGGACGGAACTCGGTGGACGGTCGGTCGAAATCGTGCAAGAGACGAACTATCCTTGGGATGGAACGGTTCGATTGACGGTTTTGCCGGAATCCCCTGGGGAATTTACGATTGGCCTGCGCGTTCCAGGATGGTGTCGGGGAGCAACATTAACGATCAATGGAGAAAAAGTAGACATGGTTGCACTGATCCAAAAAGGGTATGCTTATATCAAACGGATATGGAAAAAAGGGGATCAAGTGGAGCTTGTTTTCCCGATGCCAGTTGAACGGATCAAGGCTCATCCTCAAGTGCGCGCCAATGCCGGGAAAGTGGCGTTGCAGCGCGGGCCGATTGTGTATTGCCTGGAAGAAGTTGATAATGGGCCAAATTTAGCGAACCTGTTCCTCCCGCGCGATGCCCATCTGGAAGCGCACTTTGAGCCGGACTTGCTGGAAGGGGTTGTAGTGATCACCGGAACCGCCGAGCGAATGGATGAATCAGCATGGAATGATGAGTTGTATCGGTCGAGTGAACCCCAAACCTATCAAGTTCCGTTCCGTACGATTCCTTACTATGTTTGGTGCAACCGGGGAGAAGGCGAGATGACGGTGTGGGTGAATGAGAAGTGGGGGCATCAGTCGTAA
- a CDS encoding sn-glycerol-1-phosphate dehydrogenase, with protein MLEELVLLAGQCQCGHRHYDIPIERIVIGRDAFRQLVAYLRHKRYERVALVADERTFAAARESLCDELENESIHYTVCLVQPDENGDVIADERSIVQVLLETPNNADVLIAVGAGTIHDITRFSSCKMKIPFISVPTAPSVDGFTSMGAPLIIRGMKQTIQVQAPIAVFAHTDVLHRAPRAMIAAGFGDMAAKYTSLADWQFAHWMADEPYCPLVHQLTEQSLKTCVDHIDDIANGSEQGIRVLMDALLQSGIAMLLMGQSYSASGAEHHLSHYWEMEFLRRNKRQVLHGAKVGVSTPIVIEHYQRLLLPLLNGLEKRSESVHEEIWGRFKANAAAIRMQLESLPSPSRVRAMLEKVGEAALPEQLGIDPPLVERSLQEAHRLRPNRFTMLYFLNEWILEK; from the coding sequence ATGTTAGAAGAACTAGTTTTACTGGCGGGGCAGTGCCAGTGCGGACATCGCCATTATGATATTCCAATTGAACGGATCGTTATAGGTCGTGACGCGTTCAGGCAGCTCGTTGCTTATTTGCGCCATAAGCGGTATGAGCGGGTGGCCTTGGTGGCCGATGAGCGGACGTTTGCGGCAGCGAGGGAGTCATTGTGTGATGAACTGGAAAACGAATCAATTCACTATACGGTATGCCTTGTGCAACCGGATGAAAACGGGGATGTCATTGCCGATGAACGTTCGATCGTACAAGTGCTGCTGGAAACGCCAAACAATGCTGACGTTCTCATTGCTGTTGGAGCGGGGACGATTCACGACATTACTCGTTTTAGCAGCTGCAAGATGAAGATTCCATTTATTTCTGTCCCCACTGCTCCATCGGTGGATGGATTTACGTCAATGGGCGCTCCGCTCATCATTCGCGGGATGAAACAAACCATCCAGGTGCAGGCGCCGATCGCTGTGTTTGCTCATACGGATGTGTTGCACCGAGCACCGAGAGCGATGATCGCTGCCGGGTTCGGTGATATGGCGGCGAAGTATACGTCATTAGCTGACTGGCAGTTTGCCCATTGGATGGCGGATGAGCCGTATTGTCCGCTCGTTCACCAGCTTACAGAACAATCCCTCAAAACATGCGTCGACCATATTGATGACATTGCCAATGGTAGCGAACAAGGAATTCGTGTATTAATGGATGCGCTGTTGCAGTCGGGCATTGCCATGTTGCTCATGGGTCAATCGTACTCGGCTTCGGGCGCCGAACATCATCTGTCCCACTACTGGGAAATGGAATTTTTGCGCCGGAACAAACGGCAAGTGCTTCACGGGGCGAAGGTCGGCGTGTCGACTCCGATCGTCATTGAGCACTATCAACGTCTGCTTTTGCCGTTGCTGAACGGATTGGAAAAACGGTCTGAGTCGGTCCATGAAGAGATATGGGGACGGTTCAAGGCCAACGCAGCCGCGATTCGCATGCAGCTTGAGTCGCTGCCATCTCCCAGCCGTGTTCGCGCTATGTTGGAGAAAGTAGGAGAGGCCGCTCTCCCGGAACAACTCGGCATCGATCCACCGCTGGTTGAGCGGAGTCTGCAGGAGGCGCATCGATTGCGTCCGAACCGCTTTACGATGCTCTATTTTTTGAACGAATGGATTTTGGAAAAATGA
- a CDS encoding HAD-IIA family hydrolase produces MEDIDGVLIDLDGTIWKGNALIPRAEEAVAYLRSLGKRIVFVSNRGNWSRRMCHEQLGRFGIAAEEEDIILSSTVTAQFLRKHYPLCQVWTLGDEGLREELRHHQVPLAPAPEDADFLIITLHETMTYRDLDLAFRAVYHGARMIATNIDQTFPSEHGKAIDVAGMVGAIEAAAARKVEIVLGKPSCFMVEAALRQLQVPPDRCLVIGDSVESDIRMGRMYGMKTALVLTGNTKRDELDRLWEKERPDYVIDSIYDIIALGEGIVR; encoded by the coding sequence ATGGAGGACATCGATGGCGTGTTGATCGATCTTGACGGGACGATATGGAAAGGAAATGCACTAATTCCCCGTGCGGAGGAGGCGGTTGCCTACCTCCGTTCGCTTGGAAAACGAATCGTGTTCGTCAGCAACCGTGGCAATTGGTCGCGCCGCATGTGTCATGAACAGCTTGGACGGTTTGGAATTGCGGCGGAGGAGGAAGACATTATTTTATCCTCGACGGTAACAGCCCAATTTTTGCGGAAACATTATCCGCTATGCCAAGTTTGGACGTTAGGCGACGAAGGATTGCGTGAAGAGCTGCGGCATCACCAGGTGCCGTTGGCGCCAGCTCCCGAAGACGCGGATTTTCTCATCATCACGTTGCATGAAACGATGACGTACCGGGATTTGGATTTAGCATTCCGTGCGGTTTACCATGGGGCGCGAATGATAGCGACCAATATCGATCAAACATTTCCGAGTGAACATGGGAAGGCCATTGATGTAGCCGGGATGGTGGGAGCGATTGAAGCGGCGGCGGCTCGAAAAGTGGAAATCGTGCTAGGAAAGCCTTCTTGCTTTATGGTCGAAGCCGCTCTGCGCCAACTGCAAGTGCCACCCGACCGCTGTCTCGTCATTGGCGACAGCGTCGAATCGGATATTCGCATGGGGCGGATGTACGGGATGAAAACTGCCCTTGTGCTGACCGGCAATACGAAGCGTGATGAATTGGATAGGTTGTGGGAGAAAGAACGACCTGATTATGTGATTGATTCCATTTATGACATCATCGCGTTGGGAGAGGGGATCGTGCGGTGA
- a CDS encoding aldose epimerase family protein: MNITYEKWSELNGKDVLLFTLVNDRGMELSATNYGCIVTKLLVPDQNGNVENVVLGFDQFEPYLTNAPYFGAVIGRVAGRIQGASFELEGATYELAKNENNNHLHGGPGGFHRVLWQAEPVRRGDAVGVVFSYTSLDGEEGYPGTVDVQVVYWLNNDNEWIVTYHARSDRTTLLNLTNHTYFNLSGNLKRDILDHELTIKSSRVLELNRELIPTGAVMDVANTPFDLRQGKKVKEAVESGHPQIELAGRGYDHPFWLDRQHDEEIVLCDAESGRTLTVETDEVGVVVYTSNQLPEGLDLGGVPSRKYLGICLETQGLPDAIHHPRFPSIVLSAGKERVSTTVYRFNVRASS, from the coding sequence ATGAACATTACATACGAAAAGTGGTCCGAACTTAACGGAAAGGACGTTCTCTTGTTCACATTGGTAAACGATCGCGGCATGGAACTGTCAGCGACGAACTATGGGTGCATCGTGACCAAACTGCTGGTTCCTGACCAGAACGGAAACGTGGAAAATGTCGTGCTCGGGTTTGATCAGTTTGAGCCGTATTTGACAAATGCCCCTTACTTCGGCGCCGTGATCGGCCGGGTGGCGGGGCGTATTCAAGGGGCGAGTTTTGAGCTTGAAGGGGCCACGTACGAGTTGGCGAAAAACGAAAACAACAACCATCTGCACGGCGGCCCGGGCGGATTCCACCGCGTGCTTTGGCAGGCGGAGCCTGTCCGGCGCGGCGATGCGGTCGGGGTCGTGTTTTCCTACACGAGCCTGGACGGGGAAGAAGGGTACCCCGGAACGGTTGACGTTCAAGTGGTGTATTGGCTGAATAATGACAACGAATGGATCGTTACCTATCATGCCCGCTCTGACCGGACGACGCTGCTTAACTTAACGAACCATACATATTTTAATTTAAGCGGCAATTTGAAACGGGATATTTTGGATCATGAATTAACGATCAAAAGTTCCCGCGTTTTAGAGCTGAATCGCGAGTTGATCCCGACCGGGGCTGTTATGGACGTCGCCAACACGCCGTTTGATTTGCGGCAAGGAAAGAAAGTGAAAGAGGCGGTTGAATCCGGGCATCCGCAAATCGAATTGGCTGGGCGCGGGTATGATCATCCGTTTTGGCTTGATCGGCAACATGACGAGGAAATTGTGCTTTGCGATGCGGAGAGCGGACGGACGTTAACGGTTGAGACGGATGAAGTGGGCGTTGTCGTTTACACGTCGAACCAATTGCCGGAAGGGCTCGATCTTGGCGGCGTGCCGTCGCGGAAATATTTAGGCATTTGCCTGGAAACGCAAGGGCTGCCTGATGCGATTCACCATCCGCGGTTTCCGTCGATTGTATTGTCAGCTGGTAAGGAGCGAGTATCCACAACGGTCTATCGGTTTAACGTGCGGGCATCATCATAA
- a CDS encoding Gfo/Idh/MocA family protein: MERKVRFGIISTAAIAKEVMIPAIRRVECAEVVAIASERGKANQTARELGIPKAYDSYDQLLDDPDVDAVYIPLPNSLHAEWTIKAANKKKHVLCEKPAALCEEDVRRMIEACEENGVLFMEAFMYQFHPQHERVKQLLAAGELGDVKYMRTHFSFYLEDREANIRMSDELGGGSLFDVGCYGVHSTRHVLDAEPVELFVQSRFDPQRSVDLTTSGWMKMENGVFAQFTCSFDMFFKNEYEIIGTKGKIVVSRAYRPDVDGGEGRMTVVTADGSEREETVFGDQYALQIEHFSRAILEGTPLLYSPERMIKQSRALDACRTSMKTGAIVRL; this comes from the coding sequence ATGGAACGCAAAGTCCGTTTTGGCATCATCAGTACCGCCGCCATTGCCAAAGAGGTGATGATCCCGGCGATTCGCCGCGTGGAGTGCGCGGAAGTTGTGGCGATTGCCAGTGAAAGGGGAAAGGCGAATCAGACGGCGCGGGAACTTGGGATTCCGAAAGCGTACGACAGTTATGACCAGCTGCTCGATGACCCTGATGTTGACGCGGTGTACATTCCACTGCCAAACAGCTTGCACGCCGAATGGACGATTAAAGCGGCGAACAAGAAAAAGCATGTGCTTTGCGAAAAACCCGCCGCCTTATGTGAGGAAGATGTCCGACGCATGATCGAGGCGTGCGAGGAAAATGGCGTTTTATTTATGGAAGCGTTCATGTACCAGTTCCATCCGCAGCACGAGCGGGTGAAGCAACTTCTAGCTGCTGGCGAGCTCGGCGATGTCAAGTACATGCGCACCCATTTCTCGTTTTACCTGGAAGACCGTGAGGCGAACATCCGCATGAGCGATGAGCTTGGCGGGGGAAGTCTGTTCGATGTCGGCTGTTATGGTGTGCATTCGACAAGACACGTCCTTGACGCCGAGCCCGTCGAGCTGTTTGTCCAATCTCGTTTTGATCCGCAACGTTCGGTTGATTTGACGACGAGTGGTTGGATGAAGATGGAAAATGGTGTTTTCGCCCAGTTCACGTGCAGCTTCGATATGTTCTTCAAAAATGAGTACGAAATCATCGGCACGAAAGGAAAAATCGTTGTTTCGCGGGCGTACCGGCCGGATGTGGACGGGGGAGAGGGACGGATGACGGTCGTAACGGCTGATGGAAGCGAGCGTGAGGAAACCGTGTTTGGCGACCAATACGCGCTGCAAATCGAGCACTTTTCCCGCGCCATTCTCGAAGGGACGCCGCTGTTGTACTCACCGGAGCGCATGATCAAACAATCGCGGGCGCTCGACGCTTGCCGCACATCGATGAAAACGGGAGCGATCGTGCGGTTATGA